A genomic segment from Streptomyces sp. NBC_00459 encodes:
- a CDS encoding P-II family nitrogen regulator, producing the protein MKLITAVVKPHRLDEIKEALQAFGVHGLTVTEASGYGRQRGHTEVYRGAEYTVDLVPKIRIEVLAEDDDAEGLIDVIVKAARTGKIGDGKVWSLPVETAVRVRTGERGPDAL; encoded by the coding sequence ATGAAGCTCATCACCGCCGTTGTGAAGCCCCATCGGCTCGACGAGATCAAGGAGGCCCTCCAGGCCTTCGGGGTCCACGGTCTGACGGTCACCGAAGCGAGCGGCTACGGTCGTCAGCGGGGACACACCGAGGTCTACCGCGGTGCCGAGTACACGGTCGACCTGGTTCCCAAGATCCGTATCGAGGTCCTGGCCGAGGACGACGACGCCGAGGGTCTGATCGACGTCATCGTCAAGGCGGCCCGGACCGGCAAGATCGGTGACGGCAAGGTCTGGTCCCTCCCGGTCGAGACCGCAGTCCGGGTCCGGACCGGCGAGCGCGGCCCGGACGCGCTCTGA